One Parageobacillus sp. KH3-4 genomic region harbors:
- a CDS encoding 1,4-dihydroxy-2-naphthoate polyprenyltransferase — protein sequence MQPSLQTERRSPVNRHRDWRVWWRLTRPHTLTAAFVPVCIGTALAFHETNIRASLFIAMLVASLLIQAATNMFNEYYDFKRGLDSPESVGIGGAIVREGIHPKTVLNLAISFFAIATLIGVYICMNSSWWLALIGSICMAAGYFYTGGPIPIAYTPFGELAAGFFMGLLIILISFFIQTGEITRTAVLISVPIAILVGAILLANNIRDFDGDKKNGRKTLAILVGRDNAIRILAGMFAVSFIWMVGLSLFHLVSFWTLLVFFSVPKAIAAAKGFIGKTKPIEMMPAMKATAQTNTQFGFLLAIGLLISHWL from the coding sequence ATGCAACCATCATTGCAAACAGAACGGCGTTCACCCGTCAACCGCCACCGCGATTGGCGCGTTTGGTGGAGATTAACGCGTCCGCACACATTGACAGCCGCATTTGTTCCCGTTTGTATTGGCACAGCGCTGGCGTTCCATGAAACAAATATTCGCGCTTCGCTGTTTATCGCGATGCTTGTCGCTTCTTTGCTTATTCAAGCGGCAACGAACATGTTCAATGAATATTATGACTTTAAGCGCGGGCTGGACTCGCCAGAATCCGTGGGGATTGGCGGAGCGATTGTTCGCGAAGGAATCCATCCGAAAACGGTTTTGAATTTGGCGATTTCCTTTTTTGCCATCGCAACGCTAATCGGCGTCTATATTTGCATGAATAGCAGCTGGTGGCTCGCGTTAATCGGCTCCATTTGTATGGCGGCTGGATATTTCTATACGGGCGGACCTATCCCAATCGCGTATACCCCGTTTGGCGAACTTGCAGCCGGATTTTTTATGGGATTGCTTATTATTTTAATTTCCTTTTTTATCCAAACAGGAGAAATAACAAGAACAGCTGTTTTGATTTCCGTGCCGATTGCCATTTTAGTCGGAGCGATTTTGCTAGCAAACAACATTCGCGACTTCGATGGGGACAAAAAGAACGGGCGCAAAACGCTGGCGATTTTAGTCGGGCGCGACAATGCAATCCGCATTCTTGCCGGCATGTTTGCCGTATCGTTTATCTGGATGGTTGGGCTATCCCTTTTCCACCTCGTTTCCTTCTGGACATTGCTTGTCTTTTTCAGCGTGCCAAAAGCGATTGCAGCGGCAAAAGGATTTATCGGCAAAACAAAGCCGATCGAGATGATGCCGGCGATGAAAGCGACGGCACAGACGAATACGCAATTTGGTTTTCTATTGGCAATTGGTTTGCTTATTAGCCATTGGTTGTAA
- a CDS encoding glycogen/starch/alpha-glucan phosphorylase codes for MFSNKEEFKKTFLKRLEMLCGKRFEESTPRDQYHTLGNMVREYISQHWIQTNERNRARKQKQVYYLSIEFLLGRLLDSNLLNLGIRDVVEEGLNDLGIHLDDIEECEADAGLGNGGLGRLAACFLDSLASLNLPGHGCGIRYKHGLFDQKIVDGYQVELPEQWLRHGNVWEIRKEELAMEVNFWGNVEISKQNGRLTFRHMDSEKVMAVPYDIPIIGYDTKTVNTLRIWSAEPAKTLPPHKSVMQYKRETEAISEFLYPDDTHDEGKILRLKQQYFLVAASVGSIVRAHRRQHGHLYELHKHVAIHVNDTHPVLAIPELMRILLDEEGMSWEDAWHVTTNTVSYTNHTTLSEALEKWPIRIFQPLLPRIYMIVEEMNERFCRELWHHYPGDWKRIEEMAVIAHGLVKMAHLAIVGSHSVNGVAKLHSEILKKREMKLFYEFQPQKFNNKTNGVTHRRWLLKANPELSSLITNAIGPCWIKEPQKLIHLKRYAFDPAFQQELENVKQKRKAKLAKRIYEKTGIVVNESSIFDVQVKRLHAYKRQLLNVLHIMHLYNRLKEDASFSIYPRTFIFGAKASPGYYYAKRIIKLIHSVAEKVNNDKRTNEQLKVIFLENYRVSLAEEIFPAADVSEQISTASKEASGTGNMKFMMNGAITLGTLDGANIEILEAVGEENMFIFGLTAEEVLNYYQNGGYRAHEYYHHDKRIKQVVDQLVNGFFPDVHDHFEPIYDSLLTQNDEYFVLRDFAPYAETQEKVEAAYTQRERWLKMSAINIAHSGYFSSDRTVQEYANEIWDIHPVEQ; via the coding sequence ATGTTCTCGAATAAGGAAGAATTTAAAAAAACGTTTTTAAAACGGCTTGAAATGCTGTGCGGCAAACGGTTTGAAGAATCGACGCCACGGGATCAATATCATACGTTAGGGAACATGGTCCGTGAATATATTAGCCAACACTGGATTCAGACGAACGAGCGAAATCGCGCACGAAAACAGAAGCAAGTATATTATTTGTCGATCGAATTTTTGCTAGGGCGCCTCCTTGACAGCAATTTGCTTAATCTTGGCATTCGCGATGTCGTCGAAGAAGGGCTGAACGATTTAGGAATTCACCTTGATGACATAGAAGAATGTGAAGCGGATGCGGGGCTGGGCAACGGCGGCCTTGGCCGCCTTGCTGCTTGTTTTTTAGATTCGCTTGCTTCTCTCAATTTACCCGGTCACGGTTGCGGAATTCGTTATAAACACGGGCTTTTTGACCAAAAAATTGTCGATGGATATCAAGTCGAGCTGCCGGAACAATGGCTGCGCCACGGAAATGTATGGGAAATTAGAAAAGAAGAATTGGCGATGGAAGTGAATTTTTGGGGAAATGTCGAAATATCCAAGCAAAACGGCCGCCTGACATTCCGCCATATGGACAGCGAAAAGGTAATGGCGGTTCCATATGATATTCCGATCATCGGCTATGATACGAAAACAGTGAATACGTTGCGGATTTGGAGCGCAGAGCCGGCAAAAACGCTTCCGCCCCATAAGAGCGTAATGCAATATAAAAGGGAAACGGAGGCGATTTCCGAATTTTTATATCCTGATGATACGCATGACGAAGGGAAAATTTTGCGCTTAAAGCAGCAATATTTTCTCGTTGCTGCGAGCGTTGGCAGCATCGTCCGCGCGCATCGCCGCCAGCATGGGCACCTGTATGAGCTGCATAAGCATGTGGCGATTCATGTGAACGATACTCATCCAGTTTTAGCGATTCCCGAATTGATGAGAATTTTATTAGATGAAGAAGGAATGAGCTGGGAAGATGCTTGGCATGTTACAACAAATACGGTTTCGTATACGAACCATACGACATTATCGGAGGCGCTAGAGAAATGGCCGATTCGTATTTTCCAGCCGCTGCTGCCGCGCATTTACATGATTGTCGAGGAGATGAATGAGCGGTTTTGCCGCGAGCTTTGGCATCATTATCCTGGCGATTGGAAGCGGATTGAAGAAATGGCGGTTATCGCGCACGGCCTTGTTAAAATGGCGCATTTAGCAATTGTTGGAAGCCATAGTGTGAACGGAGTCGCAAAATTGCATTCGGAAATTTTAAAAAAGAGGGAAATGAAGCTGTTTTATGAGTTTCAACCGCAAAAATTTAACAATAAGACAAACGGAGTGACGCACCGGCGTTGGCTGCTAAAAGCGAACCCCGAGCTTTCCTCGTTAATTACGAACGCAATAGGACCATGTTGGATCAAAGAGCCGCAGAAATTAATTCATTTAAAGCGATACGCTTTTGATCCGGCGTTTCAGCAGGAGCTTGAAAATGTCAAGCAAAAGCGCAAAGCGAAATTGGCGAAACGCATTTATGAAAAGACAGGGATCGTTGTGAATGAATCATCGATTTTTGACGTGCAAGTAAAACGGCTTCATGCTTACAAGCGGCAGTTGCTAAATGTTCTCCATATTATGCATCTGTACAACCGTCTAAAAGAAGATGCAAGCTTTTCGATTTATCCGCGCACATTTATTTTTGGCGCCAAAGCTTCCCCGGGATATTATTACGCAAAACGGATTATTAAGCTCATTCATTCAGTCGCTGAAAAAGTGAACAATGATAAAAGGACAAACGAACAGTTAAAAGTCATTTTTTTAGAAAACTATCGTGTTTCCCTTGCAGAAGAAATTTTTCCAGCGGCGGATGTAAGCGAGCAAATTTCCACGGCAAGCAAAGAAGCGTCTGGCACCGGCAATATGAAGTTTATGATGAATGGGGCGATTACGCTTGGAACGCTGGATGGGGCGAATATTGAAATATTGGAAGCGGTCGGGGAAGAAAATATGTTTATTTTCGGGCTTACGGCGGAAGAAGTGTTAAACTACTACCAAAATGGCGGATACCGTGCCCACGAATATTACCATCATGATAAGCGGATTAAACAGGTCGTCGATCAGTTAGTCAATGGATTTTTTCCGGACGTTCATGACCATTTTGAGCCGATTTACGATTCGCTTTTAACGCAAAACGACGAATATTTCGTGCTGCGTGATTTCGCGCCATATGCGGAAACACAGGAAAAAGTGGAAGCGGCGTATACACAGCGGGAACGCTGGCTGAAAATGAGTGCGATCAACATTGCCCATTCCGGCTACTTTTCCAGTGACAGGACGGTGCAGGAGTACGCAAACGAAATATGGGATATTCATCCGGTTGAGCAATAA
- a CDS encoding yteA family sporulation protein, which yields MLTNEQLAAFRAELLRAKKETQERLQHNDHFGTLRGHAHDAVGELASYDNHPADDATELYEREKDIALNEHAERELKEIEYALQAIENGTYGICEVCGKPIPYERLKALPTTTCCKEHSRDKTVSQKRPLEEGVLMPPFGKFDLDGRDESVAYDAEDAWQEVARYGSSDTPSDLGKNVDYYGETYAESEEHVGYVEEIENFASVDLYGKNAKVYPTREHEQLENMLDDEGIMSNIGDLPAYEKEPYTKKEDHRR from the coding sequence ATGTTAACGAATGAACAATTGGCCGCCTTCCGTGCTGAACTTCTCCGCGCAAAAAAGGAAACGCAAGAGCGGCTGCAACATAACGACCATTTCGGCACACTGCGGGGCCACGCGCATGACGCGGTCGGTGAGCTTGCCAGCTACGACAATCACCCGGCGGACGATGCAACCGAGCTGTATGAGCGGGAAAAAGATATCGCGCTGAATGAACATGCCGAAAGGGAACTGAAGGAGATTGAATATGCTCTCCAAGCGATCGAAAACGGCACGTATGGCATATGCGAAGTTTGCGGGAAGCCAATTCCGTACGAACGGCTAAAAGCACTGCCGACAACAACATGCTGCAAAGAACATAGCCGTGACAAAACGGTTTCGCAAAAACGGCCGCTCGAAGAAGGAGTGTTGATGCCTCCATTCGGAAAATTCGATCTCGATGGCCGCGACGAATCAGTAGCATATGATGCGGAAGATGCTTGGCAAGAAGTGGCCCGTTACGGCTCGTCCGATACTCCTTCAGATTTAGGGAAAAATGTCGACTATTACGGGGAAACATATGCCGAATCAGAAGAACACGTCGGTTACGTCGAAGAGATAGAAAATTTTGCGTCGGTAGATTTATATGGAAAAAACGCAAAAGTATATCCGACACGGGAACACGAACAGCTGGAAAATATGTTGGACGACGAAGGAATCATGTCCAATATCGGCGATCTGCCGGCATATGAAAAAGAACCTTATACGAAAAAAGAAGATCATCGGCGTTGA
- a CDS encoding isochorismate synthase, giving the protein MAVLCQHKIEEQLRFISEKANRPFISWSGEMDYVDPVYFFALGQACSFRQRFYWSDRANETVYVGLGCAYSIETEEKEQRFRIVETEWKRWMEQIAFDHNGTAATPILFGGFSFDPFKTRTEKWRAFPHAKMVVPTVLLSLKNKKTTLTVTVPSKRHEEMMKKIRRLMLLLSQEQRQPTSSLPTLVKYEEAQKEEWIHAVEKTIRNIREGKFEKVVLAREARLSFADAIDPSAVLQQLREQQPFSYLFAFEQEGQCFIGASPEQLVKKEGAACYSTCLAGSIRRGKTFQEDEKLGQWLMHDEKNLREHQFVVRMIKEAIEAVCERVQMPASPQLLKLQHIQHLYTPVVGEKCRAASVLSIVEQMHPTPALGGTPRERAVKEIRETEPLDRGWYAAPIGWMDAEGNGEFAVAIRSGLLCGKETFIFAGCGVVGDSDPMSEYEETKVKFAPMLSALGVERDE; this is encoded by the coding sequence GTGGCAGTTTTATGTCAGCATAAAATAGAAGAACAATTGCGTTTCATCTCGGAAAAAGCGAATCGCCCGTTCATTAGCTGGAGCGGGGAAATGGATTATGTAGATCCAGTTTATTTTTTTGCGTTAGGACAAGCGTGTTCTTTTCGCCAGCGGTTTTATTGGTCTGATCGCGCGAACGAAACCGTTTATGTAGGGCTTGGCTGCGCGTATAGCATCGAAACAGAAGAAAAAGAGCAGCGTTTCCGTATAGTAGAGACGGAATGGAAGAGATGGATGGAGCAGATAGCTTTCGATCATAACGGAACCGCTGCAACGCCTATTTTATTTGGGGGCTTTTCATTTGATCCGTTCAAAACAAGAACGGAAAAATGGCGCGCATTTCCTCACGCAAAAATGGTGGTGCCAACGGTTCTTCTATCGCTCAAAAACAAAAAGACGACATTAACGGTGACGGTTCCTTCCAAACGGCATGAAGAAATGATGAAAAAAATAAGAAGGTTGATGCTCCTCTTATCACAAGAACAGAGACAGCCGACATCTTCATTGCCGACATTAGTAAAATATGAGGAAGCTCAAAAAGAAGAATGGATTCATGCGGTTGAAAAAACGATCAGGAATATTCGCGAAGGAAAATTTGAAAAAGTAGTGCTGGCAAGAGAGGCGCGTTTATCGTTTGCGGATGCGATCGATCCGAGTGCCGTTTTGCAGCAATTGCGTGAACAACAGCCGTTTAGTTATTTATTTGCATTCGAGCAGGAAGGACAATGTTTTATTGGCGCTTCTCCAGAACAGCTTGTGAAAAAGGAAGGGGCTGCGTGTTATTCTACTTGTTTGGCTGGATCGATACGCCGCGGTAAAACATTTCAGGAAGATGAAAAGCTCGGACAATGGCTAATGCATGATGAGAAAAACCTTCGTGAACATCAATTTGTTGTCCGGATGATTAAAGAAGCGATAGAAGCGGTTTGCGAACGTGTGCAAATGCCGGCTTCTCCGCAATTGTTAAAATTACAGCACATTCAACATTTATATACTCCTGTGGTCGGAGAAAAGTGTCGCGCCGCTTCGGTTTTATCGATTGTAGAACAAATGCATCCGACGCCGGCGCTCGGCGGAACACCACGAGAAAGGGCGGTCAAGGAAATTCGCGAAACCGAGCCGTTAGACAGGGGATGGTATGCGGCGCCAATCGGCTGGATGGATGCAGAAGGAAATGGGGAATTTGCCGTGGCCATTCGTTCAGGGCTTTTATGTGGAAAAGAAACGTTCATTTTCGCAGGTTGCGGAGTAGTCGGTGATTCTGACCCGATGAGCGAATATGAAGAAACAAAAGTGAAATTTGCTCCGATGTTATCGGCGCTGGGAGTGGAGAGAGATGAATGA
- a CDS encoding TIGR00266 family protein — MNAHEIDYKLYGDDMQFVEIELDPRESVIAEAGGMMMMEDGITMETIFGDGSDSGKGFFNKLVGAGKRLLTGESLFMTVFTNNSAEKRRVSFAAPYPGKIIPMDLGELGGKVICQKDSFLCAAKGVSVGIDFQRKLGTGFFGGEGFIMQKLEGDGLAFLHAGGTIYQRELQPGEKLRIDTGCLVAMTKEVDYDIEYVGKIKTAFFSGEGLFFATLTGPGTVWVQSLPFSRLADRIIAAAPSSGGRSVGEGSILGGIGDWLDGDD; from the coding sequence ATGAATGCACATGAAATTGACTACAAGCTATATGGGGACGATATGCAATTCGTCGAAATTGAATTAGATCCGCGGGAGAGCGTCATCGCCGAGGCCGGCGGCATGATGATGATGGAAGATGGAATTACGATGGAGACGATCTTCGGAGACGGCTCTGATTCCGGAAAAGGTTTCTTCAACAAATTAGTGGGAGCGGGAAAACGGCTATTGACAGGCGAAAGCTTATTTATGACCGTGTTTACAAACAACAGCGCAGAAAAACGCCGCGTCTCGTTCGCCGCTCCATACCCGGGAAAAATTATTCCGATGGATTTGGGCGAACTTGGCGGCAAAGTGATTTGCCAAAAAGATTCCTTCCTTTGCGCAGCGAAGGGGGTTTCTGTCGGCATTGATTTTCAACGTAAACTTGGCACTGGCTTTTTCGGCGGCGAAGGATTTATTATGCAAAAACTCGAAGGAGATGGCCTTGCCTTTTTGCACGCGGGCGGAACAATTTATCAGCGTGAGCTGCAGCCCGGTGAGAAGTTGCGCATTGATACCGGCTGCTTAGTGGCAATGACAAAAGAAGTCGATTATGACATCGAATATGTCGGCAAAATTAAAACCGCCTTTTTCAGCGGCGAAGGGTTGTTTTTTGCTACATTAACCGGTCCGGGAACCGTTTGGGTGCAGTCTCTTCCGTTCAGCCGGCTTGCCGACCGGATTATCGCCGCTGCGCCAAGCTCGGGAGGCCGCTCCGTTGGAGAAGGCAGCATCCTCGGCGGCATTGGCGATTGGCTGGACGGGGACGATTGA